The proteins below are encoded in one region of Thermothelomyces thermophilus ATCC 42464 chromosome 1, complete sequence:
- a CDS encoding histone deacetylase RPD3-like protein (Contains conserved domain PTZ00063[PTZ00063], histone deacetylase), with protein sequence MPRTTDMSGVERTRPLYTIVNNDKKRVAYFYDSDIGNYAYVTGHPMKPHRIRLAHSLVMNYDVYKFLEIYRAKPAVTSEMTQFHTDEYIEFLQKVTPDNMDSFMREQGKYNVGDDCPVFDGLFEFCGISAGGSMEGAARLNREKCDIAINWAGGLHHAKKSEASGFCYVNDIVLAILELLRFKKRVLYVDIDVHHGDGVEEAFYTTDRVMTVSFHKYGEYFPGTGELRDIGIGNGKHYAVNFPLRDGIDDVTYRTIFEPVIEAVMKYYQPEAVVLQCGGDSLSGDRLGCFNLSMRGHANCVNFVRSFGLPTLVLGGGGYTMRNVARTWAYETGRLVGVEMDPVLPYNEYYNYYGPDYELDVRASNMENANSPEYLEKIKIAVIENLKKTAHAPSVQMQDVPRQSMGMTDEQEAELDDRDEDENPDVRVTQRQWEKRVQRQDEFEESDDEDIARANGVYKANGRSRQETTFRNTTKDDDTMEIDSGVATPPEPAAEPAADNDDTMIDETMAEASTEAAQTEAPNPDASEKPADTEKAKTDGDGDIDMTEAAPAEDKEAETAIKREEVEGITAAEAEPAKSPAPESTAKAAEEGEAPATKSRTSASPEAVGKTEAKPAEETPAVETSGDNAAAAAAAAEKKEDGEEAKA encoded by the exons ATGCCGAGGACCACGGATATGTCGGGGGTCGAGCGCACCCGACCGCTTTACACCATTGTCAACAATGACAAGAAGAGGGTGGCTTACTTTTACGACTCCGACATTGGCAACTATGCCTACGTGACCGGCCATCCGATGAAGCCGCACCGTATTCGTCTTGCGCACAGCCTGGTTATGAATTACGATGTTTACAAGTTCCTCGAGATCTAC CGGGCTAAGCCTGCAGTCACGTCGGAGATGACGCAGTTCCACACCGATGAATACATCGAATTCTTGCAGAAAGTTACCCCGGACAATATGGACAGCTTCATGCGGGAGCAAGGCAAATACAATGTCGGCGATGACTGCCCGGTCTTTGACGGCCTGTTTGAATTCTGCGGCATCAGCGCCGGCGGCAGCATGGAAGGCGCTGCTCGTCTCAATCGCGAAAAGTGTGACATTGCAATCAACTGGGCCGGCGGTCTGCATCACGCCAAGAAGAGCGAAGCCAGCGGGTTCTGCTACGTGAATG ATATTGTGCTCGCCATTCTCGAGTTACTCCGTTTCAAGAAACGCGTGCTCTACGTCGACATTGATGTTCACCATGGCGATGGCGTCGAGGAAGCTTTCTACACGACCGACCGTGTCATGACAGTCTCGTTCCACAAGTATGGCGAATACTTCCCCGGCACCGGTGAGCTCCGCGATATCGGCATTGGCAATGGCAAGCACTATGCTGTCAACTTTCCCCTGAGAGACGGCATTGACGACGTCACGTACCGGACCATCTTCGAGCCTGTCATCGAAGCGGTCATGAAATACTATCAGCCCGAAGCAGTCGTTTTGCAGTGTGGCGGCGACAGTCTGTCCGGCGACCGTTTGGGCTGCTTCAACCTGAGCATGCGTGGCCATGCCAACTGCGTCAACTTTGTCCGCAGTTTTGGTCTGCCTACTCTggtcctcggcggcggtggctACACCATGCGCAACGTTGCCCGCACATGGGCTTACGAAACGGGCCGGCTGGTTGGTGTGGAGATGGACCCGGTCCTTCCCTACAACGAGTATTACAAC TACTATGGGCCTGATTACGAGCTCGATGTGAGGGCGTCCAACATGGAGAATGCGAACAGTCCTGAGTACCTGGAGAAGATCAAGATTGCGGTCATCGAGAATCTCAAGAAAACCGCCCATGCTCCCTCTGTTCAGATGCAGGATGTCCCTCGCCAGAGCATGGGCATGACCGACGAGCAGGAGGCTGAGCTTGATGACCGCGACGAGGATGAGAACCCGGATGTCCGCGTGACCCAGCGCCAGTGGGAGAAGCGCGTGCAACGCCAGGACGAGTTTGAGGAGTCTGACGATGAGGACATCGCTCGCGCCAATGGCGTCTACAAGGCCAACGGTCGTTCTCGCCAGGAGACCACGTTCCGCAACACCACTAAAGATGACGATACCATGGAGATTGACAGCGGTGTTGCTACCCCCCCGGAGCCTGCCGCTGAACCGGCTGCCGATAACGACGACACCATGATTGACGAGACAATGGCTGAGGCATCGACCGAGGCTGCCCAGACGGAGGCGCCGAATCCTGATGCCTCCGAGAAGCCTGCGGACACCGAGAAGGCGAAGACTGACGGTGATGGCGACATCGATATGACTGAGGCTGCCCCTGCTGAGGACAAGGAAGCCGAAACCGCCATTAAGCGCGAAGAGGTTGAGGGTATCACGGCGGCTGAGGCGGAGCCGGCCAAGAGCCCTGCTCCGGAGAGCACGGCCAAGGCTGCCGAGGAGGGCGAAGCTCCCGCCACGAAGTCTCGCACCTCCGCCTCTCCGGAGGCTGTCGGCAAAACCGAAGCCAAGCCGGCCGAGGAGACTCCGGCTGTCGAGACCTCCGGCGAcaatgccgccgccgccgccgccgccgccgagaagaAAGAGGATGGTGAGGAGGCTAAGGCCTAG